The following nucleotide sequence is from Streptomyces pactum.
CTCGGCGGAGGTCGGGGTACCGCCGTCCTGGCTGCCCGGGCTCGCCGCGCTGAAGGCCGCCGGCGCCGCCGGGCTGCTCCTGGGGCTGCTGGGCCACCGGTCCCTCGGCATCACGGCCGGCCTCGGCCTGGTGCTGTTCTTCACCGGCGCCGTCGTCGCCCACCTGCGCGCCCGGGTGCACCACAACATGGCGTTCCCGCTCGCCTTCCTCGGCCTGGCCGTGGCCTCGACCGCCCTCGCCGTGACCCGCTGAGCCTGTTCCCCGCGCCGGTCCGTTCCGGCCGGGTCCGCTGCCCGCTGGCCCGCCCGTGCGGTGTCGGCGCTGCGCCCGACCCGCCGGTGCGTGGTTTCCGCGCACGCCGGTGGCCGGACCCGTCCGCACGGGGCGGCCGTGGGGGCCGCCCCCGGCCGCCGGGCCACGTCCGGCCGGCCGCGCCGCACCCGGCTGGCCCGCCTGTGGGGCGCCACCCGCCCCCGCCGGCGCCCGGACGTCAGCCCTGCGGCTCCTGCGGCCGGGCGTCCGCCTCCCGCAGCCCCTGCTCCCGGAGTTCGGTGCGCGCCTCGGTGCGGTGACCGCGCGCGATGTAGTCCCGTACCACCAGTTCGACGGCGTCCTGCGGCGAGCCGACGCCGGCCAGCACCATCACTTCGACGACCAGCTCGGCGTCGAGACTGACGTTGACCTTCGCCACGGTGCCCCCTTCGTCGCGCCGCCCCTGGCGGGACTCTAACGACTCACCCCGGCCCGGCACAGCCCTCCGCGCAGACCGGAGGCGGACGGCCCCGCCGGGCGCGGGGTGCCGGCCCCGCGGCGACACATGCGATCACCCGGGGGAGCGGGTTCACTGAGACGGAGGGGGAAGGAGACGGAGGGTGAGGCGAGGGGAGCCGGTGGGTGGACACCCGGGCCGGGCGAGGGCGCGGACCCCGGGGGAGGCATGACCATCGAGCGGCGATGTACTAAAGTTATCTCGACATCGAGATATCTACCGAGAGGCGTACCGCGGCCACTTCGGGTAAGGCTCGCCTAACTTAGGCATACCTTAGCGGACGGGCACGGACCTGCGACGGCAGGATTGCGGTGGTACGCGCGAGATCACGCTAGAAGGAGACTGCCGTGTCGGCGAACAGCTTCGACGCCCGCAGCACGCTGCAGGTGGGCGACGAGTCGTACGAGATCTTCCGGCTGGACAAGGTGGAGGGCTCCGCCCGCCTCCCCTACAGCCTGAAGGTGCTGCTGGAGAACCTCCTCCGCACCGAGGACGGCGCGAACATCACCGCCGACCACATCCGCGCCCTGGGCAACTGGGACTCGCAGGCCCAGCCGAGCCAGGAGATCCAGTTCACGCCGGCCCGCGTGATCATGCAGGACTTCACCGGTGTGCCCTGCGTCGTGGACCTCGCCACCATGCGTGAGGCCGTCAAGGAGCTCGGCGGCGACCCGGCGAAGATCAACCCGCTGGCCCCGGCCGAGCTGGTCATCGACCACTCCGTCATCGCCGACAAGTTCGGCACCCCGGACTCCTTCGCGCAGAACGTGGAGCTGGAGTACGGCCGCAACAAGGAGCGCTACCAGTTCCTGCGCTGGGGCCAGACCGCCTTCGACGAGTTCAAGGTCGTCCCGCCGGGCACCGGCATCGTCCACCAGGTGAACATCGAGCACCTGGCCCGCACCGTCATGGTCCGCGGCGGCCAGGCGTACCCCGACACCCTGGTCGGCACCGACTCGCACACCACCATGGTCAACGGCCTCGGTGTGCTGGGCTGGGGCGTCGGCGGCATCGAGGCCGAGGCCGCGATGCTGGGCCAGCCGGTCTCCATGCTGATCCCGCGCGTGGTGGGCTTCAAGCTCACCGGCGAGCTGCCCACCGGCACCACCGCCACCGACCTGGTGCTCACCATCACCGAGATGCTGCGCAAGCACGGCGTCGTCGGCAAGTTCGTGGAGTTCTACGGCGAGGGCGTGTCCGCCACCTCGCTCGCCAACCGCGCCACCATCGGCAACATGTCGCCGGAGTTCGGCTCGACCGCCGCGATCTTCCCGATCGACGACGAGACCCTGAACTACCTGAAGCTCACCGGCCGCAGCGAGCAGCAGGTCGCGCTGGTCGAGGCGTACGCCAAGGAGCAGGGCCTGTGGCTGGACCCGGCCGCCGAGCCGGACTTCTCCGAGAAGCTGGAGCTCGACCTCTCCACGGTCGTCCCCTCCATCGCCGGCCCCAAGCGTCCGCAGGACCGCATCGTCCTCGCGCAGGCCGCCCAGCAGTTCGCCCAGGACATCCGCAACTACGTGGACTGCGTGGACGAGGCAGGCAAGGAGTCCTTCCCGGCCTCCGACGCCCCGGCGAACACGCCGAACGGCGCCCCCTCCAACCCGGTTCCGGTCACCGCCCCCGACGGCGTGACCTACGAGCTGGACCACGGTGCCGTCACCGTCGCCGCGATCACCTCCTGCACCAACACCTCCAACCCGTACGTCATGGTCGCCGCCGCGCTGGTGGCCAAGAAGGCGGTGGAGAAGGGCCTGACCCGCAAGCCGTGGGTGAAGACCACCCTGGCCCCGGGCTCCAAGGTCGTCATGGACTACTACGACCGGGCCGGCCTGACCCCGTACCTCGACAAGCTGGGCTTCAACCTCGTCGGCTACGGCTGCACCACCTGCATCGGCAACTCCGGCCCGCTGCCGGAGGAGGTCTCCAAGGCCGTCAACGAGCACGACCTGGCCGTCACCTCGGTGCTCTCCGGCAACCGCAACTTCGAGGGCCGGATCAACCCCGACGTCAAGATGAACTACCTGGCGTCCCCGCCGCTGGTGGTCGCCTACGCCATCGCCGGCTCCATGAAGGTGGACATCACCAAGGAGGCCCTCGGCACCGACACCGACGGCAACCCGGTCTACCTCAAGGACATCTGGCCCTCGGAGGCCGAGGTCAACGACGTCGTCGCCGGTGCCATCGGCGAGGACATGTTCGCCACCTCCTACCAGGACGTGTTCGCCGGCGACGCCCAGTGGCAGGCGCTGCCGATCCCGACCGGCGACACCTTCGAGTGGGACCCGCAGTCCACCTACGTCCGCAAGCCCCCGTACTTCGAGGGCATGACCATGGACCCGGAGCCGGTCACCGACATCACCGGCGCCCGCGTCCTGGCCAAGCTGGGCGACTCGGTCACCACCGACCACATCTCCCCGGCCGGTGCGATCAAGGCCGACACCCCGGCCGGCAAGTACCTCACCGAGCACGGCGTGGAGCGCCGCGACTTCAACAGCTACGGCTCCCGCCGCGGCAACCACGAGGTCATGATCCGCGGCACCTTCGCCAACATCCGCCTGCGCAACCAGATCGCGCCGGGCACCGAGGGCGGCTTCACCCGCGACTTCACGCAGGACGGCGGCCCGGTCAGCTTCATCTACGACGCCTCCCGCAACTACATCGAGCGGAACATCCCGCTGGTCGTGCTGGCCGGCAAGGAGTACGGGTCCGGCTCGTCCCGTGACTGGGCGGCCAAGGGCACCGCGCTGCTGGGCGTCAAGGCCGTCATCGCCGAGTCCTACGAGCGCATCCACCGCTCGAACCTGATCGGCATGGGCGTGCTGCCGCTCCAGTTCCCCGAGGGCGCCTCGGCGGAGTCGCTCGGCCTGACCGGCGAGGAGACCTTCTCCATCACCGGTGTCACCGAGCTGAACGAGGGCACCACCCCGCGCACCGTGAAGGTCACCACCAACACCGGTGTCGAGTTCGACGCGGTCGTCCGCATCGACACCCCCGGTGAGGCGGACTACTACCGCAACGGCGGCATCATGCAGTACGTGCTGCGTTCGCTGATCCGCAAGTAGGCCCCGGCCCACACCGCAAAACGGGCCGCACCCCTCCCCGGGGTGCGGCCCGTCCGCGTACCGGCCGCCGCGCGGCCCGTTCCGGACGCCCGGCCGCCGCGCACGGCCGCCGGGTGTCCGGGCCCACGCGTGCGCAGCCACCGGGGCCGGGAGAGCCCGTCCCCGCGGGGCGTCCCGCGCCGGAGCGCGACGGCGAGCCGGCGGGGGACGCGCCCGGGCGGGGCGGTTGGCGCCGTGCTGCCGGGCCGCCTCTCGCGTGGCCCGGCGCCGGCGGACCCGCGGCCGGGCGGCGGTACGGCGGCACACGGCGGCCGGGCCGCACCCCGGGTGGGGAGTGCGGCCCGGCCGGGTCCACGTCGGAGCGGGGCTCAGAAGATCTGGACGTACTGGTTCCAGCCGGAGTTGCCGATCTTCTTCTTCGCCTTGAACGGGGCGGCGGCCTTGCCGGTGCCCTCGTAGAGCCACAGCGCGCCCGCCTTGTCCCGGGCGAGCAGGTCGGAGCGGCCGTCGAGGTTCACGTCACCGCTGGAGACCAGGTGGTTGAACTGGCCCCAGCCGCTGCCGATCCGGGTGCGCGGGGCGAACGGCTTGGTGTAGTCGCCGGTGCCCTTGTACAGCCACAGCACGCCGGAGCGGTCGGCGGCCACCAGGTCGGCCTTGCCGTCACCGGTCAGGTCGCCCTGGCCGGCCAGCTGGGTGAACTGACCCCAGCCGGGGCCGACCTTCTTGCGCCCGGTCAGGGTGCCGTCGGCCTTGGCCAGGTACAGCCACAGCACGCCGGAGCGGTCGCGGGCGATCAGGTCGGCGTACTTGGCACCGCCGAGGTTGCCCACCGAACGCAGCACGTCGTACCGGGCCCAGTCCTCGCCGAGCCAGGTGGTGCGGTCACCGTTGCTGTAGCCGAGGGCGCCGCTGAGGGTCCGGAAGTACAGGCCGTACACGTCGCCGGTGACGACCTGCACCGAGGCGTCGATGCTCTG
It contains:
- a CDS encoding FG-GAP repeat domain-containing protein, which produces MAQTSGRRRGTAVARLTTAAIAAALVGTSAGAAVADTPAPAPASVNGVQQAGERLVGAPSAAPRTVAAPAPVLPLMASVRSGDLYAYEPNGRGGLTSREWVTDSWQSIDASVQVVTGDVYGLYFRTLSGALGYSNGDRTTWLGEDWARYDVLRSVGNLGGAKYADLIARDRSGVLWLYLAKADGTLTGRKKVGPGWGQFTQLAGQGDLTGDGKADLVAADRSGVLWLYKGTGDYTKPFAPRTRIGSGWGQFNHLVSSGDVNLDGRSDLLARDKAGALWLYEGTGKAAAPFKAKKKIGNSGWNQYVQIF
- a CDS encoding type II toxin-antitoxin system VapB family antitoxin: MAKVNVSLDAELVVEVMVLAGVGSPQDAVELVVRDYIARGHRTEARTELREQGLREADARPQEPQG
- a CDS encoding DoxX family protein, which translates into the protein MSPLDLTVTGITVAANAAIAAADLARARFVLANSAEVGVPPSWLPGLAALKAAGAAGLLLGLLGHRSLGITAGLGLVLFFTGAVVAHLRARVHHNMAFPLAFLGLAVASTALAVTR
- the acnA gene encoding aconitate hydratase AcnA; protein product: MSANSFDARSTLQVGDESYEIFRLDKVEGSARLPYSLKVLLENLLRTEDGANITADHIRALGNWDSQAQPSQEIQFTPARVIMQDFTGVPCVVDLATMREAVKELGGDPAKINPLAPAELVIDHSVIADKFGTPDSFAQNVELEYGRNKERYQFLRWGQTAFDEFKVVPPGTGIVHQVNIEHLARTVMVRGGQAYPDTLVGTDSHTTMVNGLGVLGWGVGGIEAEAAMLGQPVSMLIPRVVGFKLTGELPTGTTATDLVLTITEMLRKHGVVGKFVEFYGEGVSATSLANRATIGNMSPEFGSTAAIFPIDDETLNYLKLTGRSEQQVALVEAYAKEQGLWLDPAAEPDFSEKLELDLSTVVPSIAGPKRPQDRIVLAQAAQQFAQDIRNYVDCVDEAGKESFPASDAPANTPNGAPSNPVPVTAPDGVTYELDHGAVTVAAITSCTNTSNPYVMVAAALVAKKAVEKGLTRKPWVKTTLAPGSKVVMDYYDRAGLTPYLDKLGFNLVGYGCTTCIGNSGPLPEEVSKAVNEHDLAVTSVLSGNRNFEGRINPDVKMNYLASPPLVVAYAIAGSMKVDITKEALGTDTDGNPVYLKDIWPSEAEVNDVVAGAIGEDMFATSYQDVFAGDAQWQALPIPTGDTFEWDPQSTYVRKPPYFEGMTMDPEPVTDITGARVLAKLGDSVTTDHISPAGAIKADTPAGKYLTEHGVERRDFNSYGSRRGNHEVMIRGTFANIRLRNQIAPGTEGGFTRDFTQDGGPVSFIYDASRNYIERNIPLVVLAGKEYGSGSSRDWAAKGTALLGVKAVIAESYERIHRSNLIGMGVLPLQFPEGASAESLGLTGEETFSITGVTELNEGTTPRTVKVTTNTGVEFDAVVRIDTPGEADYYRNGGIMQYVLRSLIRK